From a region of the Castanea sativa cultivar Marrone di Chiusa Pesio chromosome 10, ASM4071231v1 genome:
- the LOC142614224 gene encoding uncharacterized protein LOC142614224 translates to MSSSTPPGHDEDSQKDLAELLYKNIMPGNWDEVIRKYGEKFELAYTVRINKLGDTALHFAISHGQDHIVEKLVKIISDKNKEALKLKNEKKNIPLHVAASMGTLKMCICIAKADPSLGIERNEDGETPLFLAVLRGERDIFLQLYSICCSKLNESYYRKNSGETILHCAIKRECWDLAYEILRLHKELATCVDEKGIWPLHLLAEKPSAFRSGCYLGWWNSIIYYCTTADVPKEIDTTLLNKFPKNHQTCIDFIKLLYCMVQAVFTGGRLCNKGKKADEENPKGSINSTPKSSQEGISQTESEDRNSVRAKLGSLGFEEIKKIKEKHLFSAAILKFVVGSIKVEQYFEHGRNPVLIPHKTDQSDFVSVFDGEKGSNPQPELKNESPCKTDQSDESDTKITKISKGNPDDEKGSSLPLKLKSESPLLTAAKNGIMEMVKEILKSFPMAIHDTTEEKNIILVAVENRQPQIYQLLSKSKLGENLQTNSMLQARDKDDNNNVLHLAAKLGKHQSWLIPGAALQMQSEIKWYEFVKSTVPKYLLYQTNNDNKTPADIFTENHKDLVKEGGEWLNKTSESCSVVAALIATVAYATSTTVPGGVKPNSGTPILESHPAFDIFAVTSLVALCFSVTALFLFLSILTSRYQEKNFRVDLPRKLLLGLTSLFVSIAAMLISFCAGHFFVLKDKLKNRALPVYVVTCLPITFYAISQFPLYFDLVRAHFKKVPRPSHMMVSL, encoded by the exons ATGTCTTCTAGTACTCCACCAGGTCATGACGAGGATTCACAGAAAGACTTGGCAGAACTTTTATACAAAAATATCATGCCAGGTAACTGGGATGAAGTTATTAGGAAATATGGCGAAAAGTTTGAATTGGCTTACACGGTCCGGATAAACAAGTTAGGGGACACTGCATTGCACTTTGCTATCTCCCACGGCCAAGACCACATTGTTGAGAAACTTGTAAAGATAATTTCTGACAAGAATAAAGAGgctttaaaattgaaaaacgaaaaaaagaaTATTCCTTTGCATGTGGCTGCATCAATGGGAACTTTGAAAATGTGCATCTGCATTGCTAAAGCTGATCCATCATTGGGGATAGAACGCAACGAGGATGGTGAGACCCCTCTCTTCTTGGCCGTGCTTCGTGGTGAAAGAGACATCTTCCTTCAACTCTATTCCATCTGTTGCTCCAAGCTAAACGAGTCCTACTATAGAAAAAATAGTGGTGAGACTATTCTACACTGTGCAATCAAGAGGGAGTGTTGGG ATTTGGCATATGAGATACTTCGACTGCACAAAGAACTTGCTACTTGTGTGGACGAGAAAGGAATATGGCCTCTCCATCTCTTAGCAGAAAAGCCTTCCGCCTTCAGAAGTGGTTGCTATCTTGGATGGTGGAACAGCATCATTTATTATT GTACAACGGCTGATGTGCCCAAGGAAATCGATACAACATTACTAAACAAATTTCCGAAGAACCACCAAACATGCATCGACTTCATTAAATTGCTGTACTGTATGGTTCAAGCTG TGTTTACCGGAGGAAGACTATGTAATAAAGGCAAGAAAGCTGATGAAGAGAATCCCAAAGGATCGATTAATTCCACTCCCAAATCAAGTCAAGAAG gaatatCCCAAACCGAAAGTGAAGATCGAAATAGTGTCAGAGCAAAATTGGGCAGTCTTGGATTTG AGGaaataaagaagataaaagagAAGCACTTATTTTCCGCTGCAATCTTGAAATTTGTTGTCGGATCTATAAAAGTAGAACAGTACTTCGAACACGGGAGGAACCCTGTTCTAATACCACATAAAACTGATCAATCAGATTTTGTCAGTGTTTTTGATGGTGAGAAGGGCAGCAATCCACAACCAGAGTTAAAAAATGAGTCACCATGTAAAACTGATCAGTCTGATGAATCTGATACTAAGATTACCAAGATTTCTAAAGGAAATCCTGATGATGAGAAGGGGAGCAGTCTACCCCTAAAGTTAAAATCTGAGTCACCCTTATTGACTGCAGCAAAAAATGGTATCATGGAAATGGTCAAGGAAATACTAAAATCTTTTCCAATGGCTATCCATGACACAAccgaagaaaaaaatataatactgGTGGCAGTGGAGAACAGACAACCTCAAATATATCAACTATTGTCCAAGAGCAAATTAGGGGAAAATTTACAGACAAATAGCATGTTACAAGCACGGGATAAAGACGACAACAACAACGTATTGCATCTTGCAGCTAAGCTAGGAAAGCATCAGTCTTGGCTAATTCCTGGGGCTGCATTGCAAATGCAGTCAGAGATCAAGTGGTACGAG TTTGTCAAAAGCACTGTGCCAAAATACTTACTTTACCAAACCAACAACGACAATAAGACCCCTGCAGATATTTTCACTGAAAATCACAAGGATCTTGTCAAAGAGGGAGGTGAATGGCTAAACAAAACCTCTGAATCCTGCTCAGTTGTGGCTGCACTCATTGCCACTGTTGCCTATGCAACGTCAACCACTGTCCCAGGTGGTGTCAAGCCGAATAGTGGCACGCCAATCCTCGAAAGTCATCCAGCATTTGACATCTTTGCTGTAACCTCACTTGTTGCCCTATGCTTCTCCGTCACTGCCTTGTTCTTGTTCCTCTCCATTCTCACTTCTCGGtaccaagaaaaaaatttcCGTGTAGACTTACCAAGGAAACTTTTGCTTGGCTTAACTTCATTGTTCGTATCCATTGCCGCGATGTTAATATCTTTCTGTGCTGGACATTTCTTTGTGCTCAAGGATAAACTTAAAAACAGGGCACTTCCAGTGTATGTGGTGACGTGCCTGCCCATTACATTTTATGCCATTTCACAATTCCCGCTCTACTTTGATCTTGTAAGGGCTCATTTTAAGAAGGTACCTCGACCGAGCCACATGATGGTGTCTCTCTAG
- the LOC142612505 gene encoding uncharacterized protein LOC142612505: MDGDKGGGSCQWHFGFALASTSASLTSELTITFEGEVYIFLAITPDKKCIDLAYRILLLHGELAICVDENGILPIHLLAEKPSAFPSGCHLGWWSKIIYYWTPVDKLKKIDTSLKRREHKFPENYQTCFSFIQLLGRWTKIQVGKVLCDKGKKADEENPETSNVTLKLRHEACQEHSPKYLLCQTNNDNKTPADIFTENHKDLVKEGGEWLNKTSESCSVVAALIATVAFATSTTVPGGVKENSGTPILESHPAFDIFAVTSLVALCFSVTALFLFLSILTCRYQEKDFRVDLPRKLLLGLTSLFVSIAAMLISFCAGHFFVLKDKLKDRALPVYVVTCLPITFYAISQFPLYFDLVRAHFKKVPRPSHTMVSL; encoded by the exons ATGGACGGAGACAAAGGTGGAGGCTCATGCCAGTGGCACTTCGGTTTTGCTTTGGCTTCTACTTCCGCTTCTCTCACGAGCGAGCTCACCATCACCTTCGAAGGCGAGGTTTACATTTTCCTAGCAATTACACCTGATAAG AAATGTATCG ATTTGGCATATCGGATACTTCTCCTACACGGAGAACTTGCGATTTGTGTGGATGAGAATGGAATATTGCCGATCCATCTCTTAGCAGAGAAGCCTTCTGCCTTCCCAAGTGGTTGCCACCTTGGATGGTGGAGCAAGATCATTTATTATT GGACACCAGTTGATAAGCTTAAAAAAATCGATACGAGTCTTAAGAGGCGTGAACACAAATTTCCGGAAAACTACCAAACATGCTTCAGCTTCATTCAATTGCTGGGGAGGTGGACCAAAATTCAAGTTG GAAAAGTACTATGTGATAAAGGCAAAAAAGCAGATGAAGAGAATCCTGAAACATCAAATGTTACTCTCAAATTGAGACATGAAG CTTGTCAAGAGCACTCGCCAAAATACTTACTTTGCCAAACCAACAACGACAATAAGACCCCTGCAGATATTTTCACTGAAAATCACAAGGATCTTGTCAAAGAGGGAGGTGAATGGCTAAACAAAACCTCTGAATCCTGCTCAGTTGTGGCTGCACTCATTGCCACTGTTGCCTTTGCAACGTCAACCACTGTCCCAGGTGGTGTCAAGGAGAATAGTGGCACGCCAATCCTCGAAAGTCATCCAGCATTCGACATCTTTGCTGTAACCTCACTTGTTGCCCTATGCTTCTCCGTCACTGCCTTGTTCTTGTTCCTCTCCATTCTCACTTGTCGGTACCAAGAAAAAGATTTCCGGGTAGACTTACCACGGAAACTTTTGCTCGGCTTAACTTCATTGTTCGTATCTATTGCCGCAATGTTAATATCTTTCTGTGCTGGACATTTCTTTGTGCTCAAGGATAAACTTAAAGACAGGGCACTTCCAGTGTATGTGGTGACGTGCCTGCCCATTACATTTTATGCCATTTCACAATTCCCGCTCTACTTTGATCTTGTAAGGGCTCATTTTAAGAAGGTACCTCGACCGAGCCACACGATGGTGTCTCTCTAG